The Akkermansiaceae bacterium genome has a window encoding:
- a CDS encoding carbohydrate kinase, producing MKPIIIGIGELLWDILPAGARMGGAPANFACHTKSLGAKAAVISRVGADDAGQRIVNELDGMGIMTEGVTTDSQNPTGSVMVTLGNDGQPQFEICSNVAWDHLCVTPQHRQLVSNANAICFGSLGQRSAISRKAIRTLVSEAPESSLKVFDVNLRGDFFTENILHESLNLANVCKLSDAELPVIAELLKLTGDDASDQLNELQSRYQLRLVVYTRGSGGSVLGNGHRWCESPALSTDVRDTIGAGDSFTAATVMGALQGWSLETISQNANEVAAHVCAHHGAIPNLPASICDRFSWTNWDGCLDSPEGVECPTSFGV from the coding sequence ATGAAACCCATTATCATAGGAATAGGAGAACTACTCTGGGACATTCTCCCTGCGGGTGCACGGATGGGTGGAGCGCCTGCCAATTTCGCTTGTCATACGAAGTCCCTTGGAGCCAAGGCTGCAGTTATCAGTCGCGTGGGAGCGGACGACGCAGGTCAACGCATCGTGAACGAGTTGGATGGAATGGGTATCATGACTGAAGGAGTCACAACCGATTCTCAAAACCCAACAGGTTCAGTCATGGTGACACTGGGGAATGACGGGCAACCCCAGTTTGAGATTTGCAGCAACGTTGCGTGGGACCATCTCTGTGTCACCCCGCAGCACCGCCAGTTGGTTAGCAATGCGAACGCTATTTGTTTTGGCAGTTTAGGCCAGCGCTCAGCTATTTCACGCAAGGCCATTCGCACACTAGTATCCGAAGCTCCGGAATCTTCGCTAAAAGTGTTCGATGTCAATTTGCGCGGTGATTTTTTCACAGAGAATATTCTTCATGAGTCGCTCAACCTCGCCAATGTATGCAAGCTAAGTGACGCAGAGCTCCCCGTCATCGCCGAGCTTCTGAAGCTAACGGGTGATGACGCTAGTGACCAACTCAATGAACTGCAGAGCCGCTACCAGCTTCGCCTGGTGGTTTATACACGCGGATCTGGAGGGAGTGTTCTAGGTAACGGTCATCGTTGGTGCGAGAGTCCCGCTCTTTCCACTGACGTGCGCGATACGATTGGGGCCGGCGATTCATTCACTGCGGCTACCGTCATGGGGGCTCTCCAAGGTTGGTCGTTAGAAACCATTTCGCAAAATGCCAATGAGGTGGCGGCCCACGTTTGCGCTCATCACGGAGCTATCCCTAACTTGCCAGCGTCCATCTGTGATCGCTTCTCGTGGACCAACTGGGACGGGTGCCTCGATTCCCCCGAGGGGGTCGAATGTCCGACATCCTTTGGCGTATGA
- a CDS encoding GntR family transcriptional regulator: MKNSPKQLPRYAEIAHALREEIVKGRYGNDGRMPSEAQLVKRYKVSRPTVAKALKVLCDEGMVVRRAGSGSYVKEGTKVNIRSTLMALLIPDLGNTEIFQVIGGEISSLARMHDYGLVWGGSEPEVSTNGQHQIESLCKQFIERNVAGVFFAPYEIVEGSERVNHSVAMMLRDAGIPVVLLDRDFTSFPMRSDFDLVGIDNFAAGYMLAEHLFKLGCTSIHFLTRPHSAPTVEARIAGVREAYARHQIETPKNWIRIGMIEDKKFIRDISGLTRPDAFICANDHTAAHLMCELQRINIRVPQDVRVVGFDDVKLASLVSPPLTTIHQPCRELAQTAFRAMVDRLGDVTLPSRKQVLAPRLVIRESCGAYLPHSS; this comes from the coding sequence ATGAAAAACAGCCCAAAACAACTACCTAGATATGCAGAAATAGCTCACGCACTACGTGAAGAAATTGTAAAGGGTCGTTATGGCAATGACGGGCGCATGCCTAGTGAGGCTCAGCTGGTGAAGAGATACAAGGTTTCAAGACCCACTGTAGCCAAGGCGCTTAAAGTCCTGTGCGACGAGGGTATGGTAGTAAGGCGCGCTGGTTCTGGCTCCTACGTCAAAGAAGGCACTAAGGTGAATATACGTAGCACTTTGATGGCATTGTTGATTCCTGATCTGGGAAACACCGAGATTTTCCAAGTGATCGGAGGGGAGATTTCAAGTCTCGCACGCATGCATGATTACGGATTAGTCTGGGGCGGCTCGGAACCGGAGGTTTCAACCAACGGGCAACATCAGATAGAGAGTCTTTGTAAACAATTCATTGAGCGAAATGTGGCGGGCGTCTTCTTCGCACCCTACGAAATCGTAGAAGGCTCAGAGCGTGTGAATCACTCTGTGGCGATGATGCTGCGTGACGCTGGTATTCCTGTTGTTTTGCTGGATCGTGATTTCACCAGCTTCCCGATGCGGAGCGACTTTGACCTCGTGGGCATCGATAACTTTGCAGCCGGATACATGCTGGCGGAGCACCTCTTCAAACTGGGGTGCACATCGATCCATTTTTTGACCCGCCCACACTCCGCCCCCACAGTCGAGGCGCGGATAGCTGGAGTACGCGAGGCGTATGCAAGACACCAAATCGAGACACCTAAAAACTGGATTCGCATAGGGATGATCGAAGATAAGAAATTCATCCGTGACATTTCAGGACTAACACGACCCGATGCATTCATCTGTGCGAACGATCATACGGCGGCACACCTGATGTGTGAATTACAGCGGATCAACATCCGGGTACCTCAGGATGTCAGAGTTGTGGGCTTTGATGATGTCAAGTTAGCCTCCCTAGTCTCTCCCCCACTGACTACGATCCATCAACCATGCCGAGAGCTCGCTCAGACGGCATTCAGGGCAATGGTCGACCGCCTGGGTGATGTCACATTACCCTCCCGTAAACAGGTGCTGGCACCCCGCCTGGTCATACGTGAGTCTTGTGGTGCCTACTTGCCGCACTCCAGTTGA
- a CDS encoding glycoside hydrolase family 32 protein: MDMTLSKILLSLLLLVSSIPAEEERPLYHFTAEKNWINDPNGMVYYEGEYHLFYQYNPLGDKWGHMSWGHAMSTDLISWSHLPLAIPETDDVMAFSGSAVVDWHNTSDFGKDGKPPLVAIYTGHRQGRQDQRLAFSNDRGRTWTQYAGNPVLDVNKADFRDPKVFWHESSERWIMALSLSTEKKVSFYGSTDLKGWKHLSDFGPVGATNGIWECPDLFELPVSNMPGQKRWVLLVNMNPGAPAGGSGCQYFVGDFDGKQFTLDATYPPDLALPDPSKFRTIADFEGGDYGCWKVDGESFDFGPAHPTAGSITGFKGAGIANSFGKSDASRGTLTSPRFVIQDDWLAFRIAGGNHPGKLGVRLRVGGDVVRSATGNNSPNMEEKSWDLRALRGKTATLEIFDDYEGNDWGHILVDDIRLGRGTAPAAPAPALWVDYGADCYAIVTWSDIPKSDGRRIGIGWMNNWLYAEQTPTTPWRGAMTLPREFALLKTSEGIRLTQRPVAEVKTLTKPKPRVFSGGTLQQAQAWLGSHDDLPREMKVSISLARVNAETQIALKIATKADNETVVAYENGYLVVDRTHSGDTDFHPLFAARHEAPYRVTDGKLSLDLYLDRSSLELFTGDGRRAITNLIFPDAGTRQLRLESKDKALRVDRIVLQPLSKGK; the protein is encoded by the coding sequence ATGGACATGACTTTATCAAAGATTCTTTTGTCACTGCTGTTGCTTGTTTCTTCCATACCGGCAGAGGAGGAGCGCCCCCTGTATCATTTTACAGCAGAGAAGAACTGGATCAACGACCCCAACGGCATGGTGTATTACGAGGGCGAGTACCACCTGTTCTACCAGTATAATCCATTGGGCGACAAGTGGGGGCACATGAGCTGGGGGCATGCCATGAGCACCGATCTCATTTCCTGGAGTCACCTGCCGCTGGCTATTCCCGAGACGGATGACGTCATGGCGTTTTCCGGCTCCGCTGTGGTGGACTGGCACAATACCAGCGACTTCGGCAAAGATGGCAAGCCGCCGTTGGTGGCCATTTACACAGGCCACCGTCAGGGCCGCCAGGACCAGCGACTCGCGTTCAGCAATGACCGCGGGCGTACATGGACTCAGTATGCCGGGAACCCGGTGCTTGATGTCAACAAGGCGGATTTCCGTGACCCCAAGGTATTCTGGCATGAGTCTTCCGAGCGCTGGATCATGGCATTAAGCCTGTCCACCGAGAAAAAGGTGTCGTTTTACGGATCCACCGATCTTAAAGGGTGGAAGCATCTGAGTGACTTCGGACCAGTCGGGGCGACCAATGGCATTTGGGAATGCCCGGATCTCTTCGAGCTCCCAGTGTCGAATATGCCCGGACAGAAACGCTGGGTTCTTCTCGTAAATATGAACCCGGGAGCCCCGGCCGGGGGCTCCGGGTGTCAGTATTTTGTGGGTGATTTCGATGGCAAACAATTCACTCTGGACGCCACTTACCCCCCGGATTTGGCATTACCCGATCCATCGAAGTTCCGGACCATCGCGGACTTTGAGGGGGGCGATTATGGATGCTGGAAAGTGGACGGCGAATCGTTCGACTTTGGGCCGGCGCACCCGACAGCAGGTTCGATCACGGGCTTCAAAGGAGCTGGCATTGCGAATAGTTTCGGTAAGTCCGATGCTTCACGCGGCACCCTGACCTCCCCGCGCTTTGTAATCCAGGACGACTGGTTGGCGTTTCGTATCGCAGGAGGCAACCACCCCGGTAAACTCGGCGTGCGGCTGAGGGTGGGCGGAGATGTTGTCCGCAGCGCCACTGGAAATAACAGTCCTAACATGGAAGAGAAGTCATGGGATCTCCGTGCCCTCCGCGGCAAGACTGCAACGCTGGAAATATTCGATGATTATGAGGGAAATGATTGGGGTCATATCCTTGTGGACGATATCCGTCTCGGCCGGGGAACCGCGCCTGCTGCACCGGCTCCGGCGCTGTGGGTGGATTATGGGGCGGACTGCTATGCGATTGTCACCTGGTCCGATATCCCGAAGTCGGACGGACGTCGGATAGGCATCGGTTGGATGAACAACTGGCTCTATGCGGAACAAACCCCCACTACCCCGTGGAGGGGGGCGATGACACTGCCTCGCGAGTTTGCTCTGCTGAAGACTTCCGAGGGCATCCGGCTCACCCAAAGGCCGGTTGCTGAAGTGAAGACGCTGACAAAGCCGAAGCCCCGTGTGTTTTCCGGAGGCACGCTACAGCAGGCGCAAGCATGGCTTGGGAGCCACGATGATCTGCCCCGGGAAATGAAGGTTTCCATCTCGCTCGCCAGGGTGAACGCAGAGACTCAAATCGCGCTGAAGATTGCAACGAAAGCCGATAATGAAACCGTTGTGGCTTATGAAAACGGTTACCTTGTCGTGGATCGCACGCACTCTGGCGATACTGATTTTCACCCTCTCTTTGCAGCGCGTCACGAGGCACCTTACCGCGTAACCGATGGTAAACTTTCCCTGGACCTGTATTTGGACAGGTCATCTTTGGAACTCTTCACTGGCGACGGAAGACGAGCTATTACCAATCTTATTTTTCCCGATGCCGGGACGCGGCAACTTCGTCTGGAAAGTAAAGACAAGGCTCTCAGGGTCGATCGCATCGTTCTCCAGCCACTTTCAAAAGGAAAATAA
- the polX gene encoding DNA polymerase/3'-5' exonuclease PolX has protein sequence MAISRDEIAAVLDEIALLLEIKGENPFKTRAYRTGAETVRNFQGEIVAMAAANNLEGIKGIGKALQEKLHELASTGKLEFHRNLRAEFPQGLFDLFGIQGLGPKKVRALYEQLNVDSIDALKAACKDGRAAALPGFGKKSIDKLLESIAMKEQFADLFRLGDVAPLAETMLETLRQHPDSLRVAIAGSYRRSKEVLHDLDFLVATSSPAKLTAFFTSLPEVHSVIACGDTKASVRLENGLQCDLRAVSNNQFPFALQYFSGSKEHNVALRSRALKYGWSLNEYGFTPKDKTSPAAPAVKEEADIYRILELDRIPPELRENMGEIEAADAGDIPRLIELENLRGTFHNHTTESDGKNSLEEMAEAARDLGLQYLGIADHSKAQFQARGLQPDRLLRQVDAIRELNKQWDDFQIFSGTEVDILKDGSLDYEDDVLEQLDYCVASIHSSFQLSEKEQTARIIQAMEHPLVTMIGHLTGRLLLKRKGYDLDMEKILDCAAATGTIIELNCNPRRLDMDWRHWHRARDKGVMTSINPDAHDVQHLQYLAFGVRIARKGWLRREDVLNTRTLDEVREFLK, from the coding sequence ATGGCTATTTCACGCGATGAAATCGCTGCGGTCCTCGACGAGATCGCACTCCTGTTAGAAATCAAGGGCGAGAATCCTTTCAAGACCAGAGCCTACCGCACCGGCGCGGAAACGGTGCGCAATTTCCAGGGGGAAATCGTTGCCATGGCGGCGGCGAACAATCTGGAGGGCATCAAGGGAATCGGCAAAGCGCTGCAGGAAAAACTCCATGAGCTCGCCAGCACCGGCAAACTCGAATTCCACCGCAACCTGCGCGCCGAGTTCCCCCAGGGGCTCTTCGACCTCTTTGGCATCCAGGGCCTCGGCCCCAAAAAAGTCCGCGCGCTTTACGAGCAGTTGAACGTCGATTCCATCGATGCCCTCAAGGCCGCCTGTAAGGACGGTCGCGCCGCCGCCCTCCCCGGCTTTGGTAAAAAATCCATCGACAAGTTACTCGAGTCCATCGCCATGAAAGAACAGTTCGCCGACCTATTCAGGCTGGGTGACGTGGCCCCGCTGGCGGAAACAATGCTTGAAACCCTCCGCCAGCACCCGGATTCACTGCGCGTCGCCATCGCGGGTTCTTACCGCAGGAGCAAGGAGGTTCTTCATGACCTCGACTTCCTGGTCGCCACCTCGTCACCGGCGAAACTGACTGCCTTTTTCACCTCGCTCCCAGAAGTGCACTCGGTGATCGCCTGTGGTGATACCAAGGCGTCGGTCCGACTCGAAAACGGCCTTCAGTGCGATCTCCGCGCCGTCTCTAACAACCAGTTCCCCTTTGCCCTGCAGTATTTTTCCGGCAGCAAGGAACACAACGTCGCGCTGCGGTCGAGGGCACTCAAATACGGTTGGTCGCTCAACGAGTACGGGTTTACCCCGAAAGACAAAACCTCCCCCGCCGCCCCTGCGGTCAAAGAGGAGGCCGATATTTACCGCATCCTTGAGCTCGACCGCATCCCGCCCGAACTTCGTGAGAACATGGGGGAAATCGAAGCGGCTGACGCAGGCGACATCCCACGCCTCATTGAGCTGGAAAACCTCCGTGGCACCTTCCATAACCACACCACGGAATCGGATGGTAAAAACTCCCTCGAGGAAATGGCCGAAGCCGCCCGCGACCTTGGCTTGCAATACCTCGGTATCGCCGATCACTCCAAAGCCCAGTTCCAGGCGCGCGGCCTCCAGCCGGACCGACTCCTGCGCCAGGTTGACGCCATCCGTGAACTGAACAAACAGTGGGACGATTTTCAAATTTTCTCCGGCACCGAGGTGGATATCCTCAAGGACGGCAGCCTCGATTACGAGGACGATGTGTTAGAACAACTCGATTACTGCGTGGCATCGATCCACAGCTCGTTCCAGCTTTCGGAAAAAGAACAGACCGCCCGTATCATCCAGGCGATGGAGCACCCGCTTGTCACCATGATCGGACACCTGACAGGCCGCCTTCTGCTCAAGAGAAAGGGCTATGATCTGGATATGGAAAAAATCCTCGATTGCGCGGCGGCCACCGGAACCATCATCGAGCTGAACTGCAATCCACGCCGGCTCGATATGGACTGGCGACACTGGCACCGCGCCCGCGACAAGGGGGTGATGACCTCCATCAACCCCGATGCACACGACGTGCAGCACCTGCAATACCTCGCCTTCGGGGTGCGCATCGCCCGCAAGGGATGGCTCCGGCGGGAGGATGTCCTCAATACGAGGACTCTCGATGAAGTGCGCGAGTTTTTAAAGTAG
- a CDS encoding PEP-CTERM sorting domain-containing protein has product MKTNPINKSLQGLISSSVIAGAIMVPASLSAALVSHWTMDNPSPYTNEVSGGPNMVVDVATRAPATFDANETRMELDFGDPRSTRISASSTSLDIDTFAFSMIVDPTKIENYTTLLQKESAAGNTFANYQRVGWQVQHTENGNIEFVVRGTNPGTKDFYGSISVMGASSGIPVGDDYTDPATYFHIAGGYNSTDGSAYLYVTQLGGTITSLTGSTATFDSGAAQDTSALSVGSAKSGSDYVSFGAGFDIADVQIYDALQSESDLLFLANNPGVAVPEPGTAILGGMGLLILFRRRRA; this is encoded by the coding sequence ATGAAAACAAACCCAATTAACAAAAGCCTTCAAGGCCTTATCTCAAGCAGCGTCATCGCAGGCGCCATCATGGTTCCCGCCAGTCTATCCGCAGCACTTGTCTCACATTGGACGATGGACAATCCATCGCCATATACCAATGAAGTCAGCGGAGGTCCGAATATGGTAGTAGATGTAGCGACAAGAGCTCCGGCAACGTTTGATGCCAATGAAACACGCATGGAACTCGATTTTGGAGATCCCCGTAGCACCCGGATCAGCGCGTCTAGCACCAGCCTGGATATTGACACTTTTGCATTCTCCATGATTGTGGACCCCACAAAAATAGAGAACTATACCACATTGCTGCAGAAGGAAAGTGCCGCTGGAAACACCTTTGCCAATTACCAGCGTGTCGGCTGGCAAGTTCAGCACACCGAGAACGGTAATATCGAGTTCGTCGTCCGGGGCACGAATCCGGGAACCAAGGATTTTTATGGTTCCATCAGTGTCATGGGAGCCAGCAGCGGCATCCCGGTAGGTGATGACTATACCGATCCCGCGACTTACTTTCATATTGCCGGAGGATACAACAGCACTGACGGAAGTGCCTATCTGTATGTCACCCAGCTCGGCGGTACAATTACCAGTCTGACGGGATCTACCGCAACGTTTGATTCTGGCGCAGCGCAGGATACCAGTGCTCTTTCAGTGGGAAGCGCAAAGTCTGGTTCCGACTACGTTAGTTTCGGTGCCGGCTTCGATATAGCGGACGTCCAGATCTACGATGCTCTCCAGTCCGAGTCCGACCTCCTGTTCCTTGCCAACAATCCAGGTGTGGCCGTGCCAGAACCCGGAACCGCGATTCTGGGAGGGATGGGTTTACTCATCTTGTTCCGCCGTCGTCGTGCCTAA
- a CDS encoding glycoside hydrolase family 32 protein, which translates to MYRSVFILCLGMSALLQAQKERLYNELYRPQFHFSPSKGWLGDPNGLIRHEGLYHLFWWGHAVSDDLVHWRELPYPMTGDDGSFKYFSGSVVVDHLNTSGFGNGGKPPMVALYTAHKKSGDDQRLSYSRDYRTFHYYPSSPVIAARAESERDPDVFWHESSQSWVMATSVPEKHQIRIHTSKDLKSWTHQSTFGPLGACSENWEVPNLFQLPLPEGGHKWVMLCGMGPNKVQYFTGDFDGKQFSPDKETLAYLAEKERKNHNREHAKWIDWGHDFYALRVFRDLDDSGKVNSWIGWMGNWKYANDLPKDWGRGELSIPRTIRLVKGLEGYQIHQSPLPALKKLRGKPVVITATDKPGVVFSPSRNVYEIETRFTFRPGAPSFGLDLCAGSNQTVRLGYNPGTSRVFLDRRNSGRVDFNPRFPVIDEAPVIPGLRDIKFHVFVDQSSIEVFVNDGEIVLTSLIFPEPGHRDVRYFTRGGSRLSSARAWQLKSIWDDTHPTAGAKEK; encoded by the coding sequence ATGTATCGCTCCGTTTTTATCCTCTGTCTTGGAATGTCCGCATTGTTGCAGGCACAAAAGGAGAGATTATACAACGAGCTATATCGACCACAATTCCATTTCAGCCCATCCAAGGGCTGGCTCGGGGACCCAAACGGGTTGATCCGCCATGAGGGTCTATACCATCTGTTCTGGTGGGGACACGCTGTCTCTGATGACCTTGTTCATTGGCGGGAGCTGCCGTATCCGATGACTGGTGATGACGGCTCATTCAAGTATTTCAGTGGTTCAGTCGTAGTGGACCACCTGAACACAAGCGGCTTCGGCAACGGCGGGAAGCCTCCTATGGTCGCTCTCTACACCGCTCACAAGAAATCGGGCGATGACCAGCGTTTGTCGTATAGCAGGGATTATCGGACATTTCATTACTATCCTTCAAGTCCTGTCATCGCCGCGCGCGCTGAGAGTGAGCGCGATCCGGATGTTTTCTGGCATGAGTCCAGCCAAAGCTGGGTGATGGCAACATCCGTGCCCGAAAAACACCAAATCCGGATCCACACATCAAAAGACCTAAAGTCCTGGACACATCAAAGCACTTTCGGACCTCTGGGCGCGTGTTCTGAAAATTGGGAAGTTCCGAATCTCTTCCAACTCCCACTTCCGGAGGGTGGTCACAAGTGGGTGATGCTCTGCGGCATGGGTCCTAACAAAGTGCAGTATTTCACGGGGGACTTCGATGGAAAACAATTTTCCCCGGACAAGGAAACTCTCGCTTACCTAGCAGAAAAGGAACGGAAAAACCACAACAGGGAGCACGCCAAATGGATCGATTGGGGGCATGATTTCTATGCGCTTAGGGTGTTCAGGGATCTGGATGACAGCGGCAAGGTGAACTCATGGATCGGCTGGATGGGTAACTGGAAATATGCGAACGACCTGCCGAAGGACTGGGGGCGCGGTGAATTGTCGATTCCGCGCACCATTCGTCTCGTCAAGGGCTTGGAAGGTTACCAAATCCACCAATCGCCGCTGCCGGCTTTGAAAAAATTACGTGGCAAGCCGGTGGTCATTACCGCCACGGATAAACCGGGTGTCGTGTTTTCGCCCTCCAGAAATGTTTACGAGATAGAGACGCGATTTACCTTTCGCCCAGGTGCCCCGAGCTTTGGATTGGATCTGTGCGCGGGATCGAACCAAACCGTGAGGCTGGGCTACAACCCGGGAACCTCCCGTGTTTTTCTCGACCGCAGAAACTCGGGGAGAGTCGATTTCAACCCTCGTTTCCCGGTGATCGACGAAGCACCGGTCATACCGGGGCTGAGGGACATCAAATTCCACGTTTTTGTGGATCAGTCGTCGATTGAGGTCTTTGTTAACGACGGCGAGATTGTTCTAACATCACTTATTTTCCCGGAACCAGGTCACCGTGATGTGCGCTATTTTACGAGGGGGGGTAGCCGCCTTTCCAGTGCGCGCGCGTGGCAGTTGAAATCGATATGGGAT
- a CDS encoding type II secretion system protein, translating to MKSISRTRGFTLVEILVVIAIVMVLAALSFTVVGRMMANGRTTKSLNNMRQISGFIMLYAVDSGDRLPALREFNDTDDPSQPVNWHWNQEVASMEFPDADMTTISENKEWWWRNTPVALNPQMSKDAFETYYSGYAMNLSISEHHYTRSRARDWEMILRNQPPLTSVADPARTPLLVPHWNWHTGDLLSGDQLNDIGRSRPFLNKGKLIVLFVDGHTEMISFATKDNEEPLEVSEYAEKGYHQMP from the coding sequence ATGAAAAGCATTTCTAGGACCCGGGGATTCACTTTGGTGGAGATCCTCGTGGTCATCGCTATTGTAATGGTGTTGGCTGCCCTCTCCTTCACCGTGGTGGGGAGGATGATGGCCAACGGTAGAACGACAAAGTCTTTGAATAACATGCGGCAAATATCCGGCTTCATCATGCTCTATGCCGTGGACAGTGGTGACCGGTTGCCCGCCTTGCGTGAATTCAATGACACCGACGATCCAAGCCAGCCCGTGAATTGGCACTGGAACCAGGAGGTCGCTTCGATGGAGTTTCCCGATGCGGATATGACAACCATCTCGGAGAACAAGGAGTGGTGGTGGAGGAATACACCCGTTGCCTTGAATCCTCAAATGAGCAAGGATGCCTTCGAGACCTATTACTCGGGTTATGCCATGAACCTGTCCATTTCCGAGCACCATTATACGCGATCCAGAGCCCGCGACTGGGAAATGATTCTGCGCAACCAGCCCCCGCTGACATCAGTCGCCGATCCAGCCAGGACCCCACTCCTGGTGCCACATTGGAATTGGCATACTGGGGACTTGCTCAGCGGGGATCAGCTGAACGACATCGGGCGCAGCCGTCCGTTTCTGAACAAAGGCAAACTGATCGTGTTATTTGTAGATGGTCATACCGAGATGATTAGTTTCGCCACCAAAGACAATGAGGAGCCGCTTGAAGTTTCCGAATATGCGGAAAAAGGCTATCATCAGATGCCTTGA